In one window of Plasmodium berghei ANKA genome assembly, chromosome: 14 DNA:
- a CDS encoding protein AMR3, putative, whose amino-acid sequence MRWALNIFKLILIIFIEIPKYYENFPFVLCNISYVSNNKTNEYNKMNKNVFTFLNVINNNYYKNVSKLYMTKKFKYKYKNSLEKRIRKGRIRNEINQKLKKKNSAYMVITEKLSKLDPDQIYFKYDKNILKEYENIKNIYKNRKLGRKFNQFDYWYSSNKKEAKYNYSRHVNFTITENNLNFKNVFSYFHILEVVHERFKNNAFYINGLQSFINKYYDPVTGKRIKSYDKIKEKIEMIKRNANGNENDSKLKKSENIVLSKGDISMNTIKKDSETNNEEKQRNDEIKSKKYIFEMIKENLNDFQCENTVSEDSSFKLFGSSTSCLLKKNGPIAYDIKNPFMKSKLSSKRRKYKERKLFDIINFKCKNRQERLMQTAVRKLAKRKLKNENYILDGMTPA is encoded by the coding sequence ATGAGATGGgcattaaatatatttaaactaatattaataatttttatagagattccaaaatattatgaaaattttcCTTTTGTTTTATGCAATATAAGTTATGTGAGTAATAATAAGacaaatgaatataataaaatgaataaaaacgtatttacatttttgaATGTAatcaataataattattataaaaatgtttcaaagttatatatgactaaaaaatttaaatataagtaTAAGAATTCACTAGAAAAACGAATAAGAAAAGGAAGAATaagaaatgaaataaatcagaaattaaaaaaaaaaaatagtgcATACATGGTTATAACTGAAAAATTAAGTAAATTAGATCCAgatcaaatatattttaaatatgacaaaaatatattaaaagaatatgaaaatataaaaaatatatataaaaatagaaaattaGGAAGAAAGTTCAACCAGTTTGATTATTGGTattcatcaaataaaaaggaaGCAAAGTATAATTATAGCAGACATGTCAATTTTACTATAACTgaaaacaatttaaattttaaaaatgtattttcttattttcacattttaGAAGTAGTCCATGAGCGGTTCAAAAACAACgctttttatataaatggtTTGCAatcttttataaataaatattatgacCCGGTTACAGGAAAACGAATTAAATCgtatgataaaattaaagaaaagaTAGAAATGATAAAGAGAAATGCTAAtggaaatgaaaatgacAGCAAGcttaaaaaaagtgaaaacaTTGTACTTTCTAAAGGTGATATATCCATGAATACTATTAAGAAAGACAGTGAAacaaataatgaagaaaaacaaaggaatgatgaaattaaatcgaaaaaatatatttttgaaatgATAAAAGAAAACTTAAATGATTTTCAATGTGAAAATACAGTTAGCGAAGATTCTTCATTTAAACTGTTTGGGTCATCTACAAGTTgccttttaaaaaaaaatgggcCTATAGCATATGACATTAAAAATCCGTTTATGAAATCAAAATTATCATCAAAAAGGaggaaatataaagaaagaaaactttttgatataattaattttaaatgtaaaaatagaCAAGAGCGTTTGATGCAAACCGCAGTAAGAAAACTTGCCAAAAGGAAACTCAAAAAcgaaaattatatactgGACGGTATGACTCCTGCATAA
- a CDS encoding cyclin, putative — protein sequence MINDIILINKENIETPSEKKNVPKIDEIKLRIYACQLLQEAGIILKRKAVTIATSQVLFHRFYFKKSLTDFDVKIIAPSSLYLACKLEENFCSVYKIINTFYFLYKYEELKSKHYYFDVKNIKVDHFKIDIESQEYKDMKIEIFTYELLILKDIGFLIHKINQHPHSFLLPYIHSLFNNLNQFDDDMTKKLAQISWGFLNDSMRTTLCCEYQPRCIAVASIFLAAYKLNIPLIKETNWFKLFDVDYDDIKNICIRILQLYKIGRCHYINVLAKEK from the exons ATGattaatgatataattctaattaataaagaaaatattgaaactcctagtgaaaaaaaaaatgttccaaaaattgatgaaataaaattaagaaTATATGCATGCCAGTTGCTACAAGAAGCtggaattattttaaaacgTAAGGCTGTTACAATTGCAACAAGCCAAGTTTTGTTTCAccgtttttattttaaaaagtcATTAACTGATTTTGATGTAAAG ATTATTGCGCCTTCGTCATTATATTTGGCCTGCAAATTAGAAGAAAACTTTTGTAGcgtttataaaattatcaatactttttattttttatataaatatgaagaattaaaaagtaagcattattattttgatgtGAAAAATATCAAGGTAGAccattttaaaattgaCATCGAATCACAG gAATATAAAGACATGAAAATTGAAATTTTTACATATGAACTTTTGATACTAAAAGATATCGgatttttaattcataaaataaatcaacACCCACACTCATTTCTTTTGCCTTATATTCATTCGCTTTTTAATAACTTAAACCAATTTGATGATGATATGACAAAGAAGTTAGCACAAATATCATGGggatttttaaatgatag CATGAGAACAACTTTGTGTTGCGAATATCAACCACGTTGCATCGCAGTCGCTAGCATATTTTTGGCAGCTTATAAACTAAATATACCGTTAATCAAG GAAACTAATTGGTTCAAGCTTTTTGATGTAGATTATGAtgacataaaaaatatatgcattagAATCTTACAGTTATACAAAATag GACGATGccattatataaatgtcTTAGCGAAGGAAAAATAG
- a CDS encoding DNA-directed RNA polymerase II subunit RPB11, putative, producing the protein MSVPTLSNKPENVDLLVLPHGEEKVKCQISDKGDCNIFTIKLEDHTIGNLIKQSLCQDPKVTFAAYRQPHPLQNVIEITIRPKGYAGVKLLSDNVHTILNQVSTLRETFVNKVQKYKEKNACHGNR; encoded by the exons aTGTCCGTGCCAACATTATCCAATAAACCAGAAAACGTTGATTTGCTTGTTCTACCACACGGAGAAGAAAA aGTTAAATGTCAAATATCAGATAAAGGGGACTGTAACATATTTACAATTAAATTAGAAGATCATACAATAggaaatttaataaaaca aTCTCTTTGTCAAGACCCTAAAGTCACATTCGCCGCATATAGACAACCTCACCCTTTACAAAATGTAATTGAAATAACTATAAGACCGAAAGGATATGCTGGTGTAAAATTACTTTCAGATAATGTTCATACCATATTAAATCAAGTGTCCACTTTACGGGAGACGTTCGTA AATAAAGTTCAGAAATataaggaaaaaaatgcatGTCATGGAAATCgctaa
- a CDS encoding NLI interacting factor-like phosphatase has translation MKKKQNNYTNMQKGEENNISLKLNDNPISKQLKYKIAPEYFLLNRKDENDKYYMLNKTDCIENKRLSLNIKHTKIILCENIKNRANSLNYGNGYSNIDRRGSNNISYLMKHNIPLKNYHKNKGEQNCTHLQMMKNKNKDQIENELNKNNGIFSTLLNKNKKFIYSDKKKNQIFFPKKKKDKKEKEHYKSNFAKKNIVNLLKRSSRKLLGSSEKINILKFLFLKIKKKNYQIINKNDDLSINLKKDISTDSYSQNKENSIPLKNKEDKDAEKKGENSFLKSYNEHNKRHSKNKIKIISNILINDNNTISCRENYKNTKEIIRSVSKITEKDYESKKVSSKIMKNYFSHKDNKRKEYYEYGMLYDEKDAEMNKIPFKSRTQKMHIKPENVISINKIKKNNSKNNIEQNYAKNNNSNYNLDLLEYCILDINIKRDDFLNKNKRNLSEIIPIKITKNYINSYNDNKGKSCEFVKKERRGKSDNSHLSSKNDHHDFVYHGNIVLKKIPKSTNGAKNVHLNEEYNTQSHKKYNRKKELKLFKYKRNKAKINKQAKIYKTDEVHENINNNKTRTSFIDGENDKKWNYFNWLGEEKNDSISRRKSNNYIDSSDYKRNGKELKYCNKNGALDNIIKNKYESYSDSNFTYDKNQIRRQRKNLFQYIYEKNKNKRENQKGLNKSETQSDKVKKKNIYPISLSINKDLEGSIRTKSNATKDVNKKKKFEKNNMKIQNFITKDELFDICIKEENYLKNEESYLKTKNEEKKSDKDMTKSDHFVKSRNLNTPYKFLGINNKDKSENNIKITEKGIKPDIRKDEIIIPEYYILSNTREIKNEKPNGNMKNKSRYEKNAEIEKCTNNIDQKINNSEEYNKNIDSIIAHLSRNNSSDNMNNETKKISIIEKDKHNGLKFSEKMPDLLNVLSNENKLITKINRNGINSNSYNNAKDDKNSIYDDHASYMNWEFNINNLITSVSKEECDVIDDYKHEKRNKNYFKTDSVTIMDKCNENAKNTNKRDRRKKLSFYFMKFRYFRYLFSEYKKKKNIVIPINEHRSSKVFRKKKKKFKKISLLNLYERKKILQTCANDSCMNTHKEHCNLGEFLLGKQKGKYKGRKTVVLDLDETLIHSSLRNDKGSSFRINIELGNEKCFIYVNKRPGVDYFFQEISKYYEIVIFTASMPKYANAVIDKLDVNRVCSYRLFRESCTLWNNNYVKDIRLLGRDLKNVIIIDNSTYVQKFCADNCFLIKSWFDDPTDTELYKLIPFLKGISNKISIINELKAYKKLKKKKRNVIKNI, from the exons atgaaaaaaaaacaaaataattataccAATATGCAAAAGggagaagaaaataatatttcattaaaattgaATGACAATCCAATTTCAAAACagttaaaatataaaatagctcctgaatattttttattaaatagaaaagatgaaaatgataaatattatatgctAAACAAAACAGATTgcattgaaaataaaagacTCTCACTGAATATTAAAcacacaaaaataatattgtgtgaaaacataaaaaatagggCCAATTCTTTAAATTATGGAAATGGTTATAGTAATATTGATAGACGGGGAAGCAACAATATATCCTATTTAATGAAGCACAATATtcctttaaaaaattatcacaAAAATAAAGGCGAACAAAATTGTACTCATCTacaaatgatgaaaaataaaaataaagaccAAATAGAAAATGAGCTCAATAAAAACAATGGTATTTTCTCTactttattaaataaaaataaaaaatttatttatagtgataaaaaaaaaaatcaaattttttttccaaaaaagaaaaaagacAAGAAGGAAAAGGAGCATTATAAAAGTAattttgcaaaaaaaaacattgtAAATTTATTGAAAAGGTCTTCAAGAAAACTTCTTGGGTCTAGTGAAAAGATCAATATTCTGAAAttcttatttttgaaaataaaaaaaaaaaattatcaaattataaataaaaatgatgatttatcaattaatttaaaaaaagatatcTCAACAGATTCTTATTCCCAAAATAAGGAAAATTCTATTcctttgaaaaataaagaagacAAAGATgctgaaaaaaaaggagaaaattcatttttaaaaagttataATGAACACAATAAGCGGCATTCAAAGAACaagataaaaattatttctaatattttaataaatgataataatacaataaGTTGTagagaaaattataaaaatacaaaggAAATTATAAGATCGGTTTCAAAAATAACTGAAAAGGATTATGAAAGTAAAAAAGTAAGTtctaaaattatgaaaaattatttttcacataaagataataaaaggAAAGAATATTATGAGTATGGTATGTTATATGATGAGAAGGATGCagaaatgaataaaatacCTTTTAAAAGTCGAACacaaaaaatgcatattaaACCAGAAAATGTTATAAgcattaataaaataaaaaagaataattcaaaaaataatattgaacaaaattatgctaaaaataataattcaaattataatcTAGATTTGTTAGAATATTGCATATTAGACATTAATATCAAAAGAGACGATTTTTTGAATAAGAATAAAAGGAATTTATCTGAAATTATACCAATTAAAATAactaaaaattatataaattcatataatgataataaggGGAAAAGCTGTGAATTTGTTAAAAAGGAGAGACGTGGAAAAAGTGATAACAGTCACTTAAGTAGCAAAAACGATCATCACGATTTTGTATATCATGGAAATatagttttaaaaaaaatcccCAAATCAACAAATGGCGCGAAAAATGTGCACCTCAATGAAGAATATAATACACAAtctcataaaaaatataatagaaaaaaagaattaaaacTTTTTAAGTACAAACGGAATAaagcaaaaataaataagcaggctaaaatatataaaacagaTGAAGTacatgaaaatataaacaataacAAGACTCGTACAAGTTTTATAGATGGAGAAAATGACAAAAAATGGAATTACTTCAATTGGTTAGGAGAGGAAAAAAACGATAGTATAAGTCGTAGAAAAtctaataattatattgatTCTTCAgattataaaagaaatggTAAGGAACTGAAATATTGCAATAAAAATGGCGCATTAGATAATATCATAAAGAACAAATATGAATCTTATTCAGATTCCAATTTTACATATGATAAAAACCAAATAAGGAGACAgagaaaaaatttatttcaatatatatatgaaaaaaataaaaacaaaaggGAAAACCAAAAAGGTTTAAACAAAAGTGAAACTCAATCAGATAaggttaaaaaaaaaaatatatacccCATTAGTTtaagtataaataaagatcTCGAAGGTTCGATAAGAACAAAAAGTAATGCAACAAAAGAtgtaaacaaaaaaaaaaaatttgaaaaaaacaatatgaaaatacaaaattttataaccAAAGATgaattatttgatatatgtataaaagaggaaaattatttaaaaaatgaggagtcatatttaaaaacaaaaaatgaagaaaaaaagagCGACAAAGACATGACGAAAAGCGATCATTTTGTAAAATCACGTAATTTAAACACCCCATATAAATTTCTaggtataaataataaagacaAATCTgagaataatattaaaataactGAAAAAGGTATTAAACCTGATATACGAAAAGacgaaataataataccagaatattacatattatcaaatacaagggaaattaaaaatgaaaaaccCAATGGAaacatgaaaaataaatcgagatatgaaaaaaatgcagAAATCGAAAAATGcactaataatatagaccaaaaaataaacaatagTGAAGagtataacaaaaatatagatagtATTATAGCGCATCTCAGCAGAAACAACTCGAGtgataatatgaataatgaaacaaaaaagaTCAGTATAATAGAAAAGGACAAACATAATGGTTTAAAATTTTCTGAGAAAATGCCtgatttattaaatgtatTAAGTAATGAAAATAAGTTAATTACTAAAATAAATAGGAATGGTATTAACTCAAATAGCTATAATAATGCAAAAGACGataaaaattcaatttATGATGATCATGCATCATACATGAATTGGGAATTTAACATTAATAATCTGATTACTAGCGTTTCTAAAGAGGAATGCGATGTCATTGATGATTATAAACATGAGAAAAGAAACAAGAACTACTTCAAAACAGATAGTGTAACAATTATGGATAAATGCAATGAGAAtgcaaaaaatacaaataaaaggGATAGGAGAAAAAAACTttcgttttattttatgaaatttAGATATTTtcgatatttattttcggaatataaaaaaaagaaaaacatTGTGATTCCTATTAACGAACATAGATCAAGCAAAgtttttagaaaaaaaaaaaaaaagtttaaaAAGATTAGTCTATTAAACTTATAtgaaaggaaaaaaatattgcaaACTTGTGCAAATGATAGTTGTATGAATACACATAAGGAACATTGTAATTTAGGTGAATTTTTATTGGGTAAACAAAagggaaaatataaa GGAAGAAAAACAGTTGTTCTCGATTTAGACGAAACACTTATTCACAGTAGTCTACGAAATGATAAAGGGAGTTCTTTTAGAATTAAT ATTGAACTGGGTAATGAAAAATGCTTCATTTATGTGAATAAAAGACCAG gTGTAGACTATTTCTTTCAAGAGATATCGAAGTATTACGAGATAGTAATTTTTACAGCAAGTATGCCAAAG tATGCAAATGCAGTTATTGATAAATTGGATGTCAATAGAGTTTGCTCGTATCGATTATTTAGAGAATCTTGCACACTTTG GAATAATAACTATGTAAAGGACATACGATTACTTGGGAGAGATTTAAAGAATGTTATCATTATTGAT AATTCCACCTACGTTCAAAAATTTTGCGCAGATAACTGTTTCTTAATAAAAAGCTG gTTTGATGATCCCACGGATACAGAGCTATACAAATTAATACCCTTTCTAAAAGGAATATCAAACAAG ATATCAATTATAAACGAATTGAAggcatataaaaaattgaaaaagaagaaaagaaatgttattaaaaatatttaa
- a CDS encoding MCL1 domain-containing protein, putative, with protein MEDLFFADINTTNFLSSYNNKLLLISGNKIKFYKYVEIKNVVRAQNTEIYSIKNIDKNEQIVYVSNSVIAKRNYKDIGTNDKTNDDQNIESNSNTGQKCESVKKTKTCYACIAFEQGNVWLCSEDEPNKLFIYEKLIYRKICDIIKIELFLSNNNINALMLYKDNNLILYNEKMKNTIKIPIQQYVYNFCLSHNYQNLAIFNHADIYICDLFKHVHSLNEQNELSNNAPPENESNENTTSAQSISDHKSYFEIKDIFNLSKNYKNALNCDWHPKNHCIALCGEKKVRYLTIYNYNVYDFSGPEIHQSFINTTKFITVLDNITLLASLSCSDYLLCIWEFELEHCLYKFKSDYLISHFDMFYYNNYLHASLLAQKKHLANLKIMDSEILKKIESNDSDKESDIFQNDIEKSSNLDQDTQYQSNGYNKNQEIKHQSNNNDENLFGDNKKDYSDSHSVDLRRKSNNYSNIEDEHNNNSNKKKRKKKRILDDDKSQDSSFNDHLHKKIAKNRRESTFEKNKREYNPVEYYENKNIHNNKIKIKNNAQKNEESAYNSDNSDKSSTHNKHLDNHSNISNTNEEAIYNSKKYNLQDFINKNKGVILNNKHGDTHMEDVNYLFNNEEEQENPTAFNSYVKYKFDQLRELKTQVDLLQKQVMSLTKINLYDFIVLSPGLCEEPENINDQWCMFWNDIGHITKKKEGNKTYIYIFLFRGEEVGKKKITDLYNVTSASLSVHGFALASNPYEKSQLKTNSILTFHNLKDNVIWNKYLPNDELIKGVANGNNFVAIVTSSNFLRIYSVYGYIINTILLKGIPVAISAYEHLLFIITCPYIFENVTSYNINNTYNCTLYKIHENFTNIKSNKYNTYHITILYEDILSLPSCQYLNWINMSNFGVPYIKDTSNYIYGLYPLFKKNNNIVYDWVPVFDMNNLNSSEPVKKNTSLEKNQENNELKKNENSNNYDLIENEAESINKCSYYPLYFDNYEQISVIKLNRNETEPRSNIIESCLGYNVEKKYIVMNECNLIKYDKFVKLLQTNPNLSLDDDSKNNESTNLPWEQYDELRSRIDIYCKQLFANIYYDYMNDGKNKTANDTLKSFNKLYDKWVMRMFALLKNHTKNQKLAVKTSRLFKNIKNMMLSISLVDDEYSALHSEITNEYLKRQIDDENYKKYEENLNYEDDYKDEDQKRKEIYEKYCNNHNISENETKYNNGIKPTTQIYSTHSIKNNNIENKDKKDNRFLDKFFTGVTKNISVDNLFTQEKKNTQIKKKNTLENFFTELKEN; from the coding sequence ATGGAAGATTTGTTTTTCGCTGATATTAACACTACAAACTTTTTAAGTAGTTACAACAATAAGTTACTATTAATTAGTGgcaataaaattaaattttacaaatatgtggaaataaaaaatgtggtAAGAGCACAAAATACAGAAATATACAGCATAAAGAAcattgataaaaatgagcAAATCGTTTATGTTTCAAATAGTGTAATAGcaaaaagaaattataaagACATTGGTACAAATGATAAAACTAATGATGACCAAAATATAGAATCCAATTCAAATACAGGACAAAAATGTGAATCTGttaaaaaaacgaaaactTGCTATGCATGCATTGCATTTGAGCAAGGAAATGTATGGCTTTGTTCAGAAGATGAACCcaacaaattatttatatatgaaaaattaatatatagaaaaatatgtgatataattaaaatcgAATTATTCctttcaaataataatattaatgcTTTAATGCTATATAAAGacaataatttaatattatataatgaaaaaatgaaaaacacAATTAAAATCCCTATTCAGCAATATGTGTACAATTTTTGCTTAAGTCATAATTATCAAAATCTTGCAATCTTTAATCATgcagatatatatatttgcgATCTTTTTAAACATGTACATTCCTTGAACGAACAAAACGAGCTTAGCAATAACGCACCTCCAGAAAATGAAAGTAATGAAAATACTACAAGTGCACAAAGCATCTCTGATCATAAAAGttattttgaaattaaAGACATTTTTAATctatcaaaaaattataagaatGCATTAAATTGTGATTGGCATCCAAAAAATCATTGCATAGCCTTGTGTGgggaaaaaaaagttagatatttaacaatatataattataatgttTATGATTTTTCAGGACCAGAAATACACCaatcatttattaatacaaCCAAATTTATTACAGTCTTGGACAATATTACTTTGTTAGCTTCCTTAAGTTGTAGCGATTATCTTCTTTGTATTTGGGAATTTGAATTGGAACActgtttatataaatttaaaagtGATTATTTGATATCTCATTTTGacatgttttattataataattatttacatGCATCGCTACTagcacaaaaaaaacatttagcaaatttaaaaataatggatagtgaaattttaaaaaaaatcgaatCTAACGATTCAGATAAAGAAAGtgatatttttcaaaatgatATCGAGAAGTCCTCAAATTTGGATCAAGACACACAATATCAATCAAATGGCTATAACAAAAATCAGGAAATAAAACACCAATCCAACAACAATGATGAAAATCTTTTTggtgataataaaaaggacTATAGCGATTCTCATTCAGTGGATTTACGCagaaaatcaaataattatagCAATATTGAGGATGagcataataataatagtaataaaaaaaagagaaaaaaaaaacgcaTTTTGGATGATGATAAAAGCCAAGATTCTTCTTTTAACGATCAtttacacaaaaaaattgcaAAAAATAGAAGAGAAAGCActtttgaaaaaaacaaaagagAATATAATCCAGTcgaatattatgaaaataaaaatattcataataataaaattaaaatcaaaaacaatgctcaaaaaaatgaagaaagtGCTTATAACAGTGATAACTCAGATAAATCTAGTACACACAATAAACATCTAGACAATCATAGCAATATTAGCAACACAAATGAAGAAGCTATATACAATTCgaagaaatataatttacaagattttataaataaaaacaaaggCGTCATACTAAATAATAAGCACGGTGACACTCATATGGAAGATGTGAATTACTTATTCaataatgaagaagaaCAAGAAAATCCAACAGCTTTTAATAGTTATGTTAAGTATAAATTTGATCAATTGCGAGAATTAAAAACCCAAGTAGATTTATTGCAAAAGCAAGTGATGAGTCTAACAAAAATTAACCTATATGATTTTATCGTTTTATCTCCTGGATTATGTGAAGAAcctgaaaatataaatgatcaATGGTGTATGTTTTGGAACGATATTGGacatataacaaaaaaaaaagaaggcaataaaacttatatatacatttttttatttagaGGTGAAGAAGtagggaaaaaaaaaattacagaTTTGTATAATGTTACATCGGCCTCTTTAAGTGTACATGGATTTGCTTTAGCTTCAAACCCTTATGAAAAATCtcaattaaaaacaaatagtatattaacatttcataatttaaaGGATAATGTTATATGGAATAAGTATTTGCCAAATGACGAGCTAATAAAAGGCGTAGcaaatggaaataattttgttgcAATAGTTACATCAAGCAATTTTCTTAGAATATATTCAGTATACggttatattattaatacaattttattaaaaggCATACCTGTAGCTATCAGCGCATATGAACatttactttttataattacttgtccatatatttttgaaaatgttACTAgctataatataaataacacTTATAATTGTACACTTTATAAAATACatgaaaattttacaaatattaaatcaaataaatataatacatatcaTATAACAATATTGTATGAAGATATTTTATCCCTACCATCTTGtcaatatttaaattggATAAATATGTCAAACTTTGGTGTAccatatataaaagatacatcgaattatatttatggaTTATACccattatttaaaaaaaataataatattgtcTATGATTGGGTTCCCGTATTTGATatgaataatttaaattccTCTGAAccagtaaaaaaaaatacttcACTTGAGAAAAAtcaagaaaataatgaattaaagaaaaacgAAAATTCTAACAATTATGATCTTATTGAAAACGAAGCCGAATCAATCAATAAATGTAGTTATTAccctttatattttgataactatgaacaaatatcagttattaaattaaatagaAATGAAACAGAACCCAGatcaaatataatagaaaGTTGCTTAGGGTATAatgtagaaaaaaaatacattgtTATGAATGAATGCAActtgataaaatatgataaatttgtaaaattattacaaaCAAATCCGAATTTATCACTAGATGATGATTcgaaaaataatgaatccACTAACCTACCTTGGGAGCAATACGATGAACTTAGATCTCGAATTGATATTTATTGTAAACAATTATTtgctaatatatattatgattatatgaatgatggaaaaaataaaactgcTAATGATACACTAAAATcctttaataaattatatgacAAATGGGTTATGCGTATGTTTGCTTTGCTTAAAAACCATacaaaaaatcaaaaactAGCTGTCAAAACATCAAggttatttaaaaatattaaaaacatgATGCTTTCTATAAGTTTAGTAGATGATGAGTACAGCGCATTACATAGCGAAATTacaaatgaatatttaaaaagacaaattgatgatgaaaattataaaaaatatgaagaaaatttaaattatgaaGATGATTATAAAGATGAAGATCAAAAACGAAAGGAAATATACGAAAAATATTGCAATAATCACAATATTTCagaaaatgaaacaaaatataataatggtATAAAGCCAACTACTCAAATATATAGTACCCAtagtattaaaaataataatatagaaaataaggATAAAAAAGATAACCGCTTCTTAGATAAATTCTTTACCGGAGTCaccaaaaatataagtgtTGATAATCTTTTCAcacaagaaaaaaaaaatacacaaattaaaaaaaaaaacacctTAGAAAATTTCTTCACTGAATTGAAGGAAAACTGA